In the genome of Aureimonas sp. OT7, one region contains:
- a CDS encoding SOS response-associated peptidase — translation MCNLYRITTNQQAIRDFVAATHDSIGNLEPSMDVYPDRPAPVVRNTDGGRELASLTWGMPTPVEYLKSRDAPDTGVTNIRNTASPHWRKWLGLENRCVVPATAFSEYGQKPDPVTKRKPLHWFALDETQPLFFFAGIWTPWRGTRGSNRTPRPGDHQLFAFLTTEANGVVKPIHPKAMPVILTSHEEVETWLTADWNEAKTLQRPLPDDRLVILETPANTAADGMLPGI, via the coding sequence ATGTGCAATCTCTATCGCATTACGACCAATCAGCAGGCGATCCGGGATTTCGTGGCAGCCACCCATGACAGTATCGGCAATCTCGAACCGTCGATGGACGTCTATCCCGACCGGCCGGCGCCGGTGGTGCGCAACACCGACGGCGGGCGGGAACTGGCCTCATTGACCTGGGGTATGCCCACGCCCGTCGAATATCTGAAATCCCGCGACGCGCCGGACACCGGCGTCACCAATATCCGCAACACGGCCAGCCCTCACTGGCGCAAATGGCTCGGGCTCGAGAATCGCTGCGTGGTCCCGGCCACCGCCTTTTCCGAATATGGGCAAAAGCCCGATCCAGTCACGAAGCGCAAACCGCTGCACTGGTTCGCCCTCGATGAGACCCAGCCCCTGTTCTTCTTCGCGGGAATCTGGACGCCGTGGCGCGGAACCCGCGGCTCGAACCGGACCCCGCGTCCGGGCGATCATCAACTGTTCGCCTTCCTGACGACCGAGGCCAATGGCGTGGTGAAGCCGATCCATCCGAAGGCCATGCCCGTCATTCTGACGAGCCACGAAGAAGTCGAGACCTGGCTGACCGCCGACTGGAACGAAGCCAAGACGCTGCAGCGGCCGCTGCCCGATGATCGGTTGGTGATCCTGGAAACGCCAGCCAATACAGCCGCCGATGGCATGTTGCCGGGCATCTGA
- a CDS encoding ImuA family protein codes for MPSRADSPAIADLRARIARLEGDGAHPHEVLPFGIAPLDRKLPGGGLALGCLHEVAGGGNGAVDGAAAACFTAGIAARTTGQVLWCVALQDLFAPGLEQAGLPPGRVIFVEAGDDKAVLACMEEGLRHGGLGAVVGDVARLPMTASRRLHLAAKGSATICIALRRWRRQAEASDFGQPTAAMTRWRISALPSSSLPVPGVGRPRWLVELIRARAGECLDIELEACDGSGHLCLPAELADRPVAAEGGRRSAAR; via the coding sequence ATGCCCAGCCGTGCCGACAGCCCAGCCATTGCCGACCTTCGGGCGCGCATCGCGCGGCTCGAAGGCGATGGCGCGCATCCGCACGAGGTGCTGCCCTTCGGGATCGCGCCGCTGGATCGCAAGCTGCCCGGTGGCGGGCTGGCGCTCGGATGCCTCCATGAAGTCGCCGGAGGCGGCAACGGGGCGGTGGATGGCGCGGCTGCGGCCTGTTTCACGGCCGGGATCGCCGCCCGCACCACCGGGCAGGTGCTCTGGTGCGTGGCGCTACAGGATCTCTTCGCACCGGGGCTGGAGCAGGCCGGACTGCCGCCCGGCCGGGTGATCTTCGTCGAAGCCGGAGACGACAAGGCCGTTCTGGCCTGTATGGAGGAAGGGCTGCGGCATGGCGGGCTGGGGGCGGTCGTGGGCGACGTCGCGCGCCTGCCGATGACCGCCTCGCGGCGGCTGCATCTGGCCGCGAAAGGCTCGGCGACGATCTGCATCGCGTTGCGCCGCTGGCGGCGACAGGCGGAGGCCAGCGATTTCGGGCAGCCGACGGCGGCGATGACCCGCTGGCGGATCTCGGCGCTGCCGTCCTCGTCCCTTCCAGTTCCCGGCGTCGGGCGGCCGCGCTGGCTGGTCGAGCTGATCCGGGCGCGGGCGGGCGAATGTCTCGATATCGAACTGGAGGCGTGCGATGGCTCGGGTCATCTCTGTCTTCCTGCCGAACTGGCCGACAGACCGGTTGCGGCGGAAGGCGGGCGACGCAGCGCCGCCCGGTGA